One genomic region from Leptospira inadai serovar Lyme str. 10 encodes:
- a CDS encoding SAM-dependent methyltransferase: MESDNFVKVEPLESGASVGAEGYGFYRRIFFRALSGMNKGSLRILFPNGGQTYIGDPNSTVSSEFHYALIQVKNPVFFKKLVLYGDIGLAESYMDGDWDTDDIRAIICWFLLNIESTPSVSGSNKNFFHLTLMNIGNRLLHLFRANSIRGSKKNVVEHYDLGNEFYKKFLDSTMTYSCAYFQESGMSLAEAQTAKIKRLCKKLRLEPDDHILEIGTGWAEFSTYAAKNYGCKVISYTISEEQFKFGTEKIRSMGLEDKIEVRLKDYRLVEGMYDKIVTVEMLEAVGHEYFEDFFAMCNRVLKKDGLMVHQIITCPDSRYESFRKGIDFIQKHIFPGSLIPSIARINQAINRTSDMFLHEIEDIGRNYDRTLLSWSQSFESNLLGIRELGHDETFIRKWRYYFSYCAAAFHMRNISVVQAVYTRPNNLKLNRA, encoded by the coding sequence TTGGAAAGCGATAATTTCGTTAAGGTCGAACCTTTGGAATCCGGCGCCTCCGTCGGCGCGGAAGGATACGGATTTTATAGAAGGATTTTTTTTCGAGCTTTATCCGGAATGAATAAGGGATCCCTTCGGATTCTATTCCCGAACGGAGGACAGACCTATATTGGGGATCCGAATTCGACCGTTTCTTCCGAATTTCATTATGCGCTGATCCAGGTAAAAAATCCGGTATTCTTTAAGAAATTGGTTCTTTACGGCGATATAGGTTTGGCGGAATCCTATATGGACGGTGATTGGGATACGGATGATATTCGAGCGATTATCTGCTGGTTTCTTCTAAACATCGAGAGTACCCCCTCCGTTAGCGGTTCTAATAAGAATTTTTTTCATTTAACGTTGATGAATATAGGAAATAGACTCCTTCATCTTTTTAGGGCGAACTCCATCCGCGGCAGTAAAAAAAATGTCGTGGAACATTACGATCTCGGAAATGAATTCTATAAGAAATTTCTGGATTCTACGATGACGTATTCCTGCGCCTATTTCCAGGAATCCGGCATGTCGTTGGCCGAAGCTCAAACGGCCAAAATCAAGCGACTTTGTAAAAAATTGAGACTGGAGCCGGACGACCATATCCTCGAAATCGGAACGGGATGGGCCGAGTTTTCGACGTACGCGGCTAAGAATTACGGATGTAAAGTGATTTCTTACACGATTTCCGAGGAGCAGTTTAAGTTCGGTACGGAGAAAATTCGATCCATGGGACTTGAAGATAAAATCGAAGTTAGACTAAAAGACTATCGACTTGTGGAAGGCATGTACGATAAAATTGTCACCGTGGAAATGCTGGAAGCCGTCGGACACGAATACTTCGAGGACTTTTTTGCGATGTGCAATAGGGTTTTAAAAAAGGACGGTTTGATGGTTCACCAGATTATTACCTGTCCCGATTCCCGCTATGAATCCTTCCGCAAAGGAATCGATTTTATACAAAAGCATATTTTCCCCGGCTCTTTGATTCCTTCGATTGCCAGAATCAACCAAGCGATTAATCGTACTAGCGATATGTTTCTCCATGAAATCGAAGATATCGGAAGAAACTATGATCGTACTCTTTTATCCTGGTCTCAGAGTTTTGAGAGCAATCTTTTAGGAATTCGCGAATTGGGCCACGATGAAACTTTTATTCGAAAGTGGAGATACTATTTCTCTTATTGTGCGGCCGCGTTTCATATGCGTAATATCAGTGTAGTACAAGCGGTATACACTAGACCGAATAATCTCAAGCTAAATCGCGCGTGA
- a CDS encoding DUF2062 domain-containing protein: MQKTKDAIIKELKTGTTPEKIALSLALGAGIGVFPLIGTTMALCALLGFLLRLNPVSVQIANYLMYPFQVLFLIPFLELGARISGKELDLGWAYRFVDGDASQLWEGLSNSAIYAVVGWGSIVPLLAIISYFILLPIVKKINQLVRKDSAKS, translated from the coding sequence GTGCAGAAAACGAAGGATGCTATTATTAAAGAACTCAAAACGGGGACGACTCCCGAGAAAATAGCGTTGTCCTTAGCGTTAGGGGCGGGGATCGGCGTGTTTCCTTTGATCGGAACGACTATGGCACTTTGTGCTTTATTGGGGTTTCTCCTGAGGCTCAACCCGGTTTCCGTTCAGATTGCAAATTATCTAATGTACCCTTTCCAAGTACTTTTCTTGATTCCGTTTCTTGAATTGGGAGCGCGAATTTCCGGCAAGGAGCTGGATTTAGGTTGGGCTTATAGATTCGTTGACGGAGACGCTTCTCAACTCTGGGAGGGTCTATCGAATTCCGCGATCTACGCGGTAGTCGGTTGGGGTTCCATAGTTCCTCTACTCGCTATCATTTCGTACTTTATACTTTTGCCGATCGTAAAAAAAATCAATCAGCTTGTTCGTAAAGATTCCGCGAAAAGTTGA
- a CDS encoding DUF1365 domain-containing protein — MGLNSKIIEASVMHDRRVPKRNRFRYGIFTFQVDLDELDLLNRSFWLIGRNNGRLFSFRDADHMDFGKAGIKENFLDFIDRAGVKEKVGRVTLVTNLRILGYTFNPVSFYFAEDEFGKPLCSVAEVGNTFGEMKHYFLGKETLDARGFRRQEGKFFYVSPFVNLDSVFDFRLNPPSDDRLNIRIDALEKGETVLVTTYTGKARRLTDLGLLWMFFKYPFVTFKVISMIHWQALKLYLNKIPFIRKNENIDLQIGVHLGKR, encoded by the coding sequence ATGGGCTTGAATTCCAAAATAATCGAAGCAAGCGTAATGCACGATCGCCGCGTTCCGAAGCGAAACCGTTTTCGTTACGGAATTTTTACCTTTCAGGTCGACTTGGACGAATTAGATTTGCTGAATCGATCTTTTTGGCTGATCGGGAGGAATAACGGGCGGCTCTTCTCGTTTCGGGATGCCGATCATATGGATTTTGGAAAGGCGGGAATTAAGGAGAATTTTTTAGATTTCATAGATCGGGCGGGGGTAAAAGAGAAGGTAGGCAGGGTAACCCTAGTCACGAATTTGCGGATTCTAGGATATACATTCAATCCGGTTTCGTTTTATTTTGCGGAAGACGAATTCGGGAAACCGCTTTGTAGCGTGGCGGAAGTAGGGAATACTTTCGGAGAAATGAAACATTACTTTTTGGGGAAGGAAACTCTGGATGCCCGAGGTTTCCGGAGACAAGAAGGAAAATTTTTTTACGTCTCCCCGTTCGTAAATCTGGACTCCGTTTTCGATTTTCGTCTCAATCCTCCGTCGGACGATCGCTTGAATATTCGGATCGATGCTCTCGAAAAGGGCGAGACCGTACTCGTGACAACCTATACCGGAAAGGCCAGGAGATTGACCGATCTAGGATTGCTTTGGATGTTTTTCAAATACCCGTTCGTTACGTTTAAAGTAATAAGTATGATCCATTGGCAGGCGCTGAAACTTTACTTAAACAAAATTCCGTTTATTCGAAAAAATGAAAACATCGATCTGCAGATAGGAGTTCATCTTGGAAAGCGATAA
- a CDS encoding NAD(P)/FAD-dependent oxidoreductase, with protein sequence MGRSKPKLAIIGSGVAGLGCAHFLKDEFRLTIFEKADYIGGHSNTVMVDEGGNSIPIDTGFIVFNHVTYPNLRRLFEDLKVPTKKTSMSFSVQHVPERLEFCGSGLNGLFAQRKNLINFRFLRLLLNINRFNSEAPAILDDPKYMDYSLDRYIREEGYHPDILQYYLVPMSSAVWSTPQESILEFPAYSLVRFFLNHGFLGLNTQHQWYTVEGGSKEYVKRLTAPIKEAFRLKTPVIGVEPTTSGKVKVFLKGGKTETFDKVILASHADTSLKLLKKPTSLQKELLSQFSYQRNIATLHTDDSVMPRKKSTWSSWNYRMDSIAGKIRPHTIYWMNSLQDVSKKKNYYVSIGDPGKVISKKIIREIEYEHPLFHVGSLKAQRRLSTLNEGGPIYFCGSYFRYGFHEDAFWSAKILSEALLGRQIWA encoded by the coding sequence ATCGGTAGGTCCAAGCCGAAGTTAGCCATTATCGGAAGCGGAGTCGCCGGATTGGGGTGCGCTCATTTTTTAAAAGATGAATTTCGGCTCACAATATTCGAGAAAGCGGATTATATCGGAGGCCATTCGAATACGGTTATGGTGGATGAAGGCGGAAACTCGATACCGATCGATACCGGTTTTATCGTTTTTAATCACGTTACGTATCCGAACCTGAGGCGTTTATTCGAGGATCTTAAAGTTCCGACTAAAAAAACGAGCATGTCTTTCAGTGTACAACATGTACCCGAGAGGTTGGAATTTTGCGGATCGGGATTGAACGGGTTATTCGCTCAACGAAAGAATTTAATCAATTTTCGTTTTCTTCGCTTATTGTTAAACATTAATCGATTCAACTCGGAAGCCCCCGCGATTCTGGACGATCCCAAATACATGGATTATTCCCTGGATCGATACATCCGTGAGGAAGGATATCATCCCGATATTCTGCAATACTACTTGGTCCCGATGAGTTCGGCAGTCTGGTCCACTCCTCAGGAAAGTATACTGGAATTCCCCGCGTATTCCTTAGTACGATTCTTTCTGAATCATGGATTTCTCGGATTGAATACGCAGCATCAATGGTATACGGTCGAAGGGGGATCGAAGGAATATGTAAAGCGCTTAACGGCACCGATTAAGGAAGCTTTCCGATTAAAAACGCCCGTAATCGGTGTGGAACCCACGACGAGCGGAAAAGTAAAGGTCTTTCTCAAGGGCGGAAAAACGGAGACCTTCGATAAGGTGATTTTAGCCTCCCATGCGGATACGTCGTTAAAGTTACTCAAGAAACCCACCTCGCTTCAGAAAGAACTTCTTTCCCAATTTTCGTATCAAAGGAATATTGCGACCCTTCATACGGACGACTCGGTAATGCCCCGAAAGAAATCCACTTGGTCGTCCTGGAATTATAGGATGGATAGTATCGCCGGAAAGATACGTCCTCATACGATTTACTGGATGAACAGTTTGCAGGACGTATCTAAAAAAAAGAACTATTACGTGTCGATCGGAGATCCGGGTAAAGTGATTTCAAAAAAGATCATTCGGGAAATAGAATACGAACACCCCTTATTTCACGTAGGATCGTTGAAAGCGCAGCGGCGACTTTCGACATTGAACGAAGGCGGCCCGATCTATTTTTGCGGGAGTTATTTTAGATACGGGTTTCACGAAGATGCTTTTTGGTCCGCCAAGATCTTGTCCGAGGCTTTGCTAGGCAGGCAGATATGGGCTTGA
- a CDS encoding SAM-dependent methyltransferase has translation MNFLYNLLEQDVFPDRLIRFRIRRLLRLRLRRENRGTFEKNQEHLMEYIRALKASPIAVHTKAANEQHYEVPADFFKLILGKHMKYSSGYWASPAVGIDESERTMLQLTCDRANLSDGMSVLDLGCGWGSLSLYIAEKYPGCRVMGVSNSKSQKVFIDGEAKKRGLRNLTILTMDMNVFKTSVKFDRILSVEMLEHMRNYEVLFERLAGFLKPKGLFFVHIFTHKDYAYPFEVVDDTDWMAKYFFTGGQMPSHNLLLHFQKDFLIEDQWVVNGTHYGLTSEAWLSNMYLHRNEILRILGDTYGSDQAVKWFVYWKVFFMACAELWKYRGGEEWIVSHYLFKKA, from the coding sequence ATGAACTTTCTATATAATTTATTGGAGCAGGACGTATTTCCTGACCGGTTGATTCGGTTTCGAATTCGCCGGCTTTTGCGATTACGATTACGCCGGGAGAATCGAGGGACTTTCGAAAAGAACCAAGAACATCTAATGGAATATATCCGTGCCCTTAAAGCTTCTCCGATAGCGGTTCATACGAAAGCTGCTAACGAACAACATTACGAAGTTCCCGCCGATTTTTTCAAGTTAATCTTGGGAAAGCATATGAAATACAGCTCGGGATATTGGGCCTCCCCCGCAGTGGGAATCGACGAATCGGAGCGGACGATGCTTCAGTTGACCTGTGATCGAGCTAATTTATCGGACGGAATGAGCGTCTTGGATTTAGGTTGCGGATGGGGATCGCTTTCTTTGTACATTGCCGAGAAATATCCGGGATGCAGAGTCATGGGGGTTTCCAATTCCAAAAGCCAAAAGGTCTTCATCGACGGAGAAGCCAAGAAGAGAGGATTGAGGAACCTTACGATTCTGACTATGGACATGAACGTATTTAAGACTTCCGTAAAGTTCGATCGCATTCTATCCGTTGAAATGCTGGAACATATGAGAAATTACGAAGTCTTGTTCGAGAGATTGGCGGGATTTCTGAAACCTAAAGGATTATTCTTCGTGCATATATTCACTCATAAGGACTATGCATATCCGTTCGAGGTGGTGGATGACACCGATTGGATGGCGAAATATTTCTTTACGGGGGGTCAAATGCCGTCTCATAATCTGCTTTTGCATTTCCAAAAGGATTTCTTGATAGAGGATCAATGGGTCGTTAACGGAACTCATTACGGGCTTACTTCGGAAGCCTGGTTGTCCAATATGTATTTGCATCGAAACGAGATACTCCGCATTTTAGGCGATACCTACGGCTCCGATCAAGCCGTTAAGTGGTTCGTTTACTGGAAAGTATTCTTTATGGCCTGTGCGGAATTATGGAAATATCGAGGAGGCGAGGAATGGATCGTCTCCCATTATTTGTTTAAGAAAGCTTAA
- a CDS encoding KamA family radical SAM protein yields the protein MGSYSVSNQPSLTDKTNWWDWKWQIQHRIKDEDGLSEYLELTDPEKESLRDCSELFSFSATPYYLKLADPSDPLCPIRLQILPRKEELTPRIWDRIDPLAEESHMPVRGVTHRYPDRALWYLSHVCAVYCRFCTRKRKVSRSTETPSLEDWKEALNYFRAHTEIREVILSGGDPLNLSDAKLDYLLGELKSISHINQIRIHTRYPVTLPMRITEELCSVLRKHFPVFLVTHFNHPKELTPTAIERVGRLIKEGAVLVLNQAVLLKGINDSVETLTDLFYGLTAAGIKPYYLHHCDEVYGSSHFRVPISRGVELMKSIRGRISGLCIPLYVVDLTGGGGKVPLPTDYLEETKSSSYVFRNYRGDLYEIGY from the coding sequence CTGGGATCTTACTCCGTAAGCAATCAGCCTTCTCTCACCGACAAAACGAATTGGTGGGACTGGAAATGGCAAATCCAACATCGGATCAAGGATGAGGACGGGTTAAGCGAATATTTAGAGCTTACCGACCCGGAAAAAGAATCGCTGCGGGATTGCAGCGAACTTTTTTCCTTTTCCGCAACTCCGTATTACTTGAAGCTTGCGGATCCATCCGATCCGCTCTGCCCGATCCGTCTACAAATCCTTCCTCGAAAAGAAGAACTAACTCCGCGAATTTGGGATCGAATCGATCCTCTCGCGGAAGAATCACATATGCCGGTGCGAGGAGTCACGCATCGGTATCCGGATCGGGCACTCTGGTATCTTTCCCATGTATGCGCCGTTTATTGTCGTTTTTGTACTCGAAAAAGAAAAGTATCTCGTTCAACAGAAACTCCGAGCTTAGAGGACTGGAAGGAAGCTCTGAATTACTTCCGAGCGCATACCGAAATTAGAGAAGTCATTCTTTCCGGCGGAGATCCGCTAAATCTCTCCGACGCTAAACTCGATTATCTACTGGGTGAATTAAAATCGATTTCGCATATCAACCAAATTAGAATTCACACCCGCTATCCGGTGACCTTACCTATGCGAATCACGGAAGAACTTTGTTCGGTCCTACGCAAACATTTTCCGGTTTTCCTAGTCACTCATTTTAATCATCCTAAGGAACTTACTCCGACTGCGATAGAAAGAGTCGGACGTTTGATTAAGGAGGGTGCGGTCCTAGTTCTAAACCAAGCGGTTCTCCTGAAAGGAATTAACGATTCGGTCGAAACGCTTACCGATTTATTTTATGGACTGACGGCCGCCGGAATCAAACCTTATTATCTGCATCATTGCGACGAGGTGTACGGTTCCTCTCATTTTCGAGTACCTATCTCTCGAGGAGTAGAACTGATGAAGTCTATCCGAGGAAGAATCAGCGGCCTCTGCATCCCTTTATATGTAGTCGACCTTACGGGCGGCGGCGGAAAAGTTCCGCTGCCTACGGACTATCTGGAAGAAACAAAATCTTCCTCGTACGTGTTTAGAAATTACCGAGGAGACCTGTATGAGATCGGTTATTAG
- a CDS encoding 1,2-dihydroxy-3-keto-5-methylthiopentene dioxygenase, whose product MATIVQKPGLPEIKDNSEVKSFLKKRGIEYDHWHVPASSDNLTDKEVLSDDEKETLLKNLDNRFETLKEEEGYQSRDLIVLHPQVPGLSEMLAKFDKVHYHTDAEVRYIVDGSGIFGFSLNGEKFLVKVEKNDFISVPKNTNHWFTLDEKKRIKAVRYFQDMSGWVPNYVEETTVLV is encoded by the coding sequence ATGGCGACTATCGTTCAGAAGCCCGGGTTACCGGAAATCAAAGACAATTCGGAAGTAAAATCCTTCCTGAAAAAACGAGGAATCGAATACGATCATTGGCATGTGCCCGCGTCTTCCGACAACTTAACCGATAAGGAAGTTCTTTCCGACGATGAAAAGGAAACTCTTCTTAAAAACCTAGATAATCGCTTTGAAACGTTAAAGGAAGAAGAAGGATATCAATCCAGAGATTTAATCGTGCTTCATCCGCAGGTGCCCGGCTTATCCGAGATGCTTGCTAAGTTCGATAAGGTTCATTATCATACTGATGCCGAAGTCCGTTACATCGTGGACGGTTCCGGGATATTCGGATTTTCCCTGAACGGGGAAAAGTTTCTCGTAAAGGTTGAAAAGAACGATTTCATTTCCGTACCGAAAAATACGAACCATTGGTTTACTCTCGACGAAAAGAAAAGAATCAAAGCGGTTCGCTATTTCCAGGATATGAGCGGTTGGGTTCCTAATTATGTGGAAGAAACCACGGTTCTTGTCTGA
- a CDS encoding phytoene desaturase family protein, translating into MEIENSENRYDVIFIGSGMGSLTAASLLTQFAGKKVLILEKHFQPGGFTHEFQRKQGKFHWDVGIHYVGDMHEEGLCRKLSDKITKKGVRWKRMPDPFERLVFPSRTFDIYGDPARFKDDLILQFPEEQEAIERYLKDIKKITALFGKSMMLRLSPPSLEAFSDLLGDPTITTLKEYFDANFKNEELKGILAAQWGDHGLPPSKVAFAMHASLVQHYINGGYYPVGGAGKIFDSIEPIVKAGGGDVLSSVEVREVLIRDGKAIGVKTKALRGEGLERDFFAPVVISCAGAYPTYTKLIPESVPISFREKLKDFYDREKMTTSLCLYLGLSDSPAKLGFKGENYWIFSSHDHDKNFSERNDWINRSGEIPNLYVSFPSLKNPEAKSHTADVITFTDYENFVEWKSLPWKKRGEDYKVLKEKITSRILSTIESRFPGFSKLVEFSELSTPITNEHFTSHPDGAIYGLACVAERYDKEKCPWFDVRTPISGLFLTGADAGSPGIAGAMMAGLAAATAVVGSSALLKELRN; encoded by the coding sequence ATGGAAATCGAAAATTCGGAAAACCGATACGACGTTATTTTTATAGGCTCCGGAATGGGAAGTCTGACGGCAGCGAGTCTTTTGACCCAGTTCGCCGGCAAGAAAGTGCTCATTTTGGAAAAGCATTTTCAACCGGGAGGGTTCACCCATGAATTCCAAAGAAAGCAGGGAAAATTCCATTGGGACGTAGGAATTCATTATGTGGGGGATATGCACGAAGAGGGCCTGTGCAGAAAGCTTTCGGATAAGATTACCAAAAAAGGGGTTCGCTGGAAGCGGATGCCTGATCCCTTCGAGAGATTAGTCTTTCCATCTAGAACGTTCGATATTTACGGTGATCCTGCAAGATTTAAAGACGACTTGATTCTACAGTTTCCGGAAGAGCAGGAGGCGATCGAGCGTTATCTGAAAGATATCAAGAAAATCACCGCCTTATTCGGTAAATCGATGATGCTACGATTATCTCCCCCGTCACTGGAAGCCTTCTCCGATTTACTGGGAGATCCGACGATCACCACATTGAAAGAGTATTTTGACGCGAATTTCAAAAACGAAGAGTTAAAGGGAATTTTGGCCGCTCAGTGGGGAGACCATGGGTTGCCTCCTTCGAAGGTCGCGTTTGCCATGCACGCTTCGTTAGTACAACATTATATAAACGGCGGATACTACCCGGTCGGAGGTGCAGGAAAAATTTTCGATTCGATCGAGCCTATCGTTAAGGCGGGCGGTGGAGACGTTTTGTCCTCCGTGGAAGTTCGGGAAGTTCTGATTCGGGACGGTAAGGCGATCGGGGTCAAGACCAAGGCTCTGAGGGGGGAAGGACTTGAGAGGGATTTTTTTGCGCCGGTGGTGATTTCCTGCGCCGGAGCGTACCCGACTTATACGAAATTGATTCCCGAATCGGTTCCGATTTCGTTTCGGGAAAAACTGAAAGATTTTTACGATCGGGAAAAGATGACGACGAGTCTTTGTTTGTATTTAGGACTTTCCGATAGTCCTGCCAAGTTGGGGTTTAAAGGGGAGAACTACTGGATTTTTTCATCCCATGATCACGATAAGAATTTCTCCGAAAGGAACGACTGGATCAATAGGTCGGGAGAAATTCCGAATTTGTATGTTTCCTTTCCGAGTTTGAAAAACCCGGAAGCGAAAAGCCATACCGCCGACGTGATTACATTCACCGATTACGAAAATTTCGTGGAATGGAAATCGCTTCCTTGGAAGAAGAGAGGAGAGGATTATAAGGTTCTAAAGGAAAAAATTACGAGTCGGATCTTATCCACGATAGAGTCCAGATTTCCGGGTTTCTCAAAGCTAGTGGAATTTTCAGAGTTATCCACTCCTATCACGAACGAGCATTTCACGTCTCATCCTGACGGCGCGATCTACGGACTCGCCTGCGTCGCGGAAAGATATGATAAGGAAAAATGTCCTTGGTTCGACGTTCGAACTCCCATCTCAGGCCTTTTTCTCACGGGAGCGGACGCGGGATCTCCGGGCATTGCAGGCGCGATGATGGCCGGGCTCGCAGCGGCGACTGCAGTCGTAGGGAGCAGCGCTCTATTAAAAGAACTTCGTAACTAA
- a CDS encoding TetR/AcrR family transcriptional regulator, translating into MKNAPDKNSYHHGDLKRALLDASIRILKEEGYKALSLRKAAMLAGVSQSAPYRHYSDLESLYADIAEEGFKLLSERQRKIQSKYRTNPLLLFREAGVSYVEFALEHQDLFRIMYGNQIESHLKYESLVKMEDESFRIIVEIIQACEAAGLIKTDSVEKSAIAAWTMVHGIAVLLSGKQVMFRSVELRKARKITKDLIFFLYTGMKA; encoded by the coding sequence ATGAAAAACGCCCCCGACAAAAATTCCTATCATCACGGCGATCTGAAACGGGCTCTTTTGGATGCTTCGATCCGTATTTTAAAGGAAGAAGGCTATAAGGCACTCAGCCTACGAAAAGCCGCCATGCTTGCCGGAGTCAGTCAATCCGCTCCTTATAGGCATTATAGCGATCTCGAATCCCTTTACGCCGATATCGCGGAAGAAGGTTTTAAATTATTGTCCGAACGTCAGCGAAAAATTCAGTCGAAATACCGGACAAATCCGCTTTTACTTTTTAGGGAAGCAGGGGTGTCCTACGTTGAATTCGCCCTGGAACACCAAGATTTGTTTAGAATCATGTACGGGAATCAGATCGAAAGTCATTTGAAATACGAATCACTAGTCAAGATGGAGGATGAATCTTTTCGGATCATCGTAGAGATCATCCAAGCCTGCGAAGCTGCCGGGCTCATCAAAACGGACAGCGTCGAAAAATCCGCCATCGCCGCGTGGACCATGGTGCATGGAATCGCAGTACTTTTATCGGGAAAGCAAGTCATGTTTCGCTCGGTGGAATTACGTAAAGCGAGAAAGATAACGAAGGATTTGATTTTCTTCCTATACACGGGCATGAAAGCATAA
- a CDS encoding DUF1295 domain-containing protein, which yields MYENALFLIFTAWAVVFALMSFLWLIGKVIRNYSIVDMGWGLCISTAAIIYFVLGDGYPVRKAIFAFMATVWGWRLSYFILVTRVLTGHEDPRYSAFRTEYGEKVDRKFFTNVFQFQGALGTALSLPFIFPALNASTAIHPLEIFGLVFFAISVLGESISDSQLADFKLNPLNRGKVCDVGLWRYSRHPNYFFEWSVWVSFGLVSLASPWGWIGLLSPIVMFLLLTQITGIPLNEEGQLKSKGQAYREYRERTSSFFPWFPKK from the coding sequence GTGTACGAAAATGCTTTATTCTTAATATTCACTGCCTGGGCGGTAGTGTTCGCTCTAATGAGCTTTCTTTGGCTGATAGGTAAGGTAATTCGCAATTATTCGATCGTAGATATGGGTTGGGGACTTTGTATTTCTACCGCCGCAATTATCTATTTTGTACTTGGAGACGGATATCCTGTTCGCAAGGCCATTTTTGCGTTTATGGCTACAGTATGGGGCTGGAGACTTTCTTATTTTATATTAGTGACTCGCGTTCTTACCGGCCATGAGGATCCGAGATATTCCGCTTTCCGAACGGAGTACGGAGAGAAGGTCGATCGGAAATTTTTTACTAACGTTTTTCAATTTCAAGGAGCCCTAGGGACGGCTCTCAGTCTTCCGTTCATATTTCCCGCCTTGAACGCTTCTACGGCAATTCATCCTTTGGAAATTTTCGGCTTAGTTTTTTTTGCGATCAGCGTATTAGGAGAATCGATCTCGGATTCTCAATTGGCCGACTTCAAGCTGAATCCTTTAAACCGAGGGAAGGTTTGCGACGTCGGACTTTGGAGGTATAGCAGGCATCCCAATTATTTCTTCGAATGGTCGGTTTGGGTATCTTTCGGGTTAGTTTCCTTGGCTTCTCCTTGGGGATGGATCGGTTTATTATCTCCTATCGTTATGTTCCTATTGCTGACTCAAATTACCGGCATTCCGTTAAACGAAGAGGGACAATTAAAATCGAAGGGTCAGGCATACCGGGAGTACCGGGAAAGGACCAGCTCTTTCTTCCCTTGGTTTCCTAAGAAATAA
- the efp gene encoding elongation factor P, giving the protein MNLGITEVKKGMVLKVEGELYTVIKSEFVNPGKGSAFIRTKLKNLVRNSSIERTFKAAEKLESVELEKRQMTICYSEGDDIIFMDTNDFEQIPVSKEYLEDILPYLKEETPMEVSFYEGKPIGVIPPNFAILQVTYAEEGLKGDTSGTALKRVTVETGGEINVPIFVKQGDVVKIDLRDLSYVERVNK; this is encoded by the coding sequence ATGAACTTAGGCATTACCGAAGTTAAGAAGGGCATGGTCCTTAAAGTAGAGGGCGAACTCTACACAGTTATCAAGAGCGAATTCGTCAATCCCGGCAAGGGATCCGCTTTTATCCGTACAAAGTTGAAAAATTTGGTCCGCAATAGTTCCATCGAGAGGACGTTCAAGGCTGCGGAGAAATTGGAATCCGTAGAACTCGAAAAACGGCAGATGACTATCTGCTATTCCGAGGGAGATGATATAATCTTTATGGATACGAACGATTTCGAGCAAATCCCGGTCTCAAAAGAGTATCTAGAAGACATTCTTCCGTACTTAAAGGAAGAAACTCCGATGGAAGTTTCCTTTTACGAAGGGAAACCGATAGGTGTAATTCCTCCGAACTTCGCTATTTTACAGGTCACCTATGCGGAAGAAGGTCTCAAAGGGGACACCTCCGGCACGGCGTTAAAGCGAGTTACCGTGGAAACCGGCGGTGAAATTAATGTTCCGATTTTTGTAAAGCAAGGCGACGTTGTTAAGATAGATCTTCGCGACTTATCTTACGTGGAAAGAGTCAATAAATAA